In Hyperolius riggenbachi isolate aHypRig1 chromosome 10, aHypRig1.pri, whole genome shotgun sequence, a genomic segment contains:
- the LOC137536599 gene encoding oocyte zinc finger protein XlCOF22-like gives MEEGDMMRTRKEEEEETYVRSDQQSMEEGDTMRTSKEEEEETYVRSDQQSMEESDTMRTSKEEEEETYVRSDQQSMGEGDMMRTIKEEEETYVRSDQQFMEEGVLMVKIKEEEEETYVGSDQQSMEEGVMMVTVKEEEEETYMRSDQHLVEEDVMMVTIKEEEEDAYVRGDQQCMKEGDMMRTTRKKDNGTKGRTARSPVIRKLSKTRLSVSTDCTADDDVTGQASPADSPHLSNTRASHTKRSAPTARGSYFCSTCGKCFVHKSHLVVHERYHTGERPYSCAECGKCYAQKSDLVRHERSHTAEKPYPCAQCGKCFAYKSDLVVHGRIHTGEKPYPCTECGKCFGHKSELVTHKRLHTGEKPYSCSVCGKCFVQKSQLVGHERTHTGEKPYSCAECGKCFVWKSKLVIHEKSHTGDRPHACAQCGKCFILKSHLVKHERSHTGEKPYSCAECGKCFVNKTDLVKHERTHTGDKPYSCAECGKCFLQKSHLVKHERSHIDEKPYPCAQCEKCFAFKSQLVRHERSHTGEKPYPCAECGKCFAHKSDLVKHKRSHTGGK, from the exons atggaggagggtgacatgatgaggacacgtaaagaggaagaagaagagacatatgtgaggagtgatcagcagtctatggaggagggagacacgatgaggacaagtaaagaggaagaagaagagacatatgtgaggagtgatcagcagtctatggaggagagtgacacgatgaggacaagtaaagaggaagaagaagagacgtatgtgaggagtgatcagcagtctatgggggagggtgacatgatgaggacaattaaagaggaggaagagacgtatgtgaggagtgatcagcagtttaTGGAGGAGGGTGTCCTGATGGtgaaaattaaagaggaagaagaagagacgtatgtggggagtgatcagcagtctatggaggagggtgtcatgatggtgacagttaaagaggaagaagaagagacgtatatgaggagtgatcagcacttGGTGGAGGAGGATGTCATGAtggtgacaattaaagaggaggaagaagatgcgtatgtgaggggtgatcagcagtgtatgaaggagggtgacatgatgaggacaactaGAAAGAAGGACAATGGTACAAAGGGCAGAACTG cacgGAGTCCCGTCATCAGGAAACTCTcaaagactcgtctctctgtatccacagactgtacagcggatgatgatgtcactggacaagcgtCTCCtgcagactcccctcacctgtccaaTACCAGGGCATCTCATACCAAACGCAGTGCTCCCACTGCTCGAGGTTCTTATTTCTGTTccacgtgtgggaaatgttttgtgcacaAATCACATCTTGTTGTACACgagagatatcacactggtgagaggccatattcatgtgctgagtgtgggaaatgttatgcaCAGAAATcagatcttgtcagacatgagagatctcacactgctgagaagccctatccatgtgctcagtgtgggaaatgttttgcttatAAATCAGACCTTGTTGTACATGggagaattcacactggtgagaagccctatccatgtactgagtgtgggaaatgttttgggcataaatcagAGCTTGTCACACATAAGAGATTGcatactggagagaagccctattcatgttctgtgtgtggtaaatgttttgtacagaaatcacagcttgttggtcatgagagaactcacactggtgagaagccctattcatgtgcagagtgtgggaaatgttttgtatggaaatcaaagcttgtcatacatgagaaatctcacactggtgatagGCCACATGCATGTGcacagtgtgggaaatgttttatattgaaatcacatcttgtcaagcatgaaagatcccacactggtgagaagccctattcttgtgctgaatgtgggaaatgttttgttaacAAAACAGACCTTGTtaaacatgagagaactcacactggtgataagccatattcatgtgctgagtgtgggaaatgttttttacagaaatcccatcttgtcaaacatgagagatctcacattgATGAAAAGCCATATCCATGTGCTCAGTGTGAAAAATGTTTTGCATTTAAATCACAGCTTGtccgacatgagagatctcacactggagaaaagccctatccatgtgctgagtgtgggaaatgttttgcacataaaTCAGATCTTGTCAAGcacaagagatctcacactggtggtaAGTAA